A region of Terriglobia bacterium DNA encodes the following proteins:
- a CDS encoding M28 family metallopeptidase, with protein MAVTGTTVAQSSASKAPAGRENAAAAERSGMPKPLAAPVDAQIAAALKQVSAAQMKATIEKLVNFGTRLTIAAGSAQSGRGVVAAREWIKAEFERYSQACGGCLEVKTDVFTAPPGPRIPQPTEIVNVYAVLHGTDPAAAQRIVLVTGHYDSRPSNDQDTQADAPGANDDGSGTAVSLECARVLSTYKFPATIIFLTVAGEEQGLLGSAHFAEMAKQQGWNIEAVLNNDIVGGDQSPGQDASMVRVFSEGIPLVDVGQRGTSSQPATAANQPAIASIRALGAESDSISREEARYIRQAGAQYLLASFQPMLVFRPDRFLRGGDHTSFNRQGFAAVRITEYHENYHHQHQNPRTENGIEYGDLPKFVDYAYLANVARLNAATLATLASAPAPPANVRIEVRKLENDSTLMWEASPDGRAASYEVVWRPTTSPDWEQAVPAGNVKQFTVPRSKDNGIFGVRAVDAQGHRSLVVLPRPN; from the coding sequence ATGGCTGTGACGGGCACGACGGTTGCCCAGTCGTCCGCCTCGAAAGCGCCTGCGGGACGGGAGAATGCCGCGGCCGCAGAGCGCTCCGGCATGCCCAAGCCACTGGCGGCGCCAGTGGATGCGCAGATCGCGGCGGCGCTGAAGCAGGTTTCGGCGGCGCAGATGAAGGCGACCATCGAAAAGCTGGTCAACTTCGGAACGCGGCTGACGATTGCCGCCGGCAGCGCGCAGAGCGGACGCGGCGTGGTGGCGGCGCGGGAGTGGATCAAGGCGGAATTCGAGCGTTACTCGCAGGCCTGCGGCGGGTGCCTGGAGGTCAAAACCGACGTCTTCACCGCCCCACCCGGGCCACGCATTCCGCAGCCGACGGAGATCGTGAACGTGTACGCCGTGTTGCACGGGACGGACCCGGCAGCGGCGCAGCGGATCGTGCTGGTGACGGGCCACTACGACTCCCGTCCGAGCAACGATCAGGACACGCAAGCGGACGCGCCCGGCGCCAATGATGACGGCAGCGGGACCGCGGTCTCGCTGGAATGTGCGCGCGTGCTCAGTACATACAAGTTTCCCGCGACCATCATCTTTCTGACCGTCGCCGGAGAAGAGCAGGGACTGCTCGGCAGCGCGCATTTCGCGGAGATGGCGAAACAGCAGGGATGGAACATCGAGGCGGTGCTGAACAACGACATCGTGGGCGGCGACCAGAGTCCGGGGCAGGACGCAAGCATGGTGCGGGTCTTTTCCGAAGGCATTCCGCTGGTGGATGTGGGACAGCGCGGTACGTCCAGTCAGCCCGCGACGGCAGCGAATCAGCCGGCGATTGCAAGCATCCGCGCCCTCGGAGCAGAAAGCGATTCGATTTCACGCGAGGAGGCGCGTTACATCCGCCAGGCGGGCGCGCAGTACCTGCTGGCGTCGTTCCAGCCGATGCTGGTATTCCGTCCCGACCGCTTCCTGCGTGGTGGAGACCACACGTCGTTCAACCGGCAGGGATTCGCGGCCGTGCGTATCACCGAGTATCACGAGAATTACCATCATCAACATCAGAACCCTCGCACGGAAAACGGCATCGAATATGGAGACCTGCCAAAGTTCGTGGACTACGCGTACCTGGCCAACGTAGCGCGGCTGAATGCGGCGACGCTGGCAACGCTAGCCTCGGCGCCGGCGCCGCCCGCGAACGTACGCATCGAGGTGCGGAAGCTGGAAAACGACTCCACGCTGATGTGGGAGGCTTCGCCGGACGGGCGGGCCGCCAGTTACGAGGTGGTGTGGCGGCCGACCACCTCGCCCGATTGGGAACAGGCGGTTCCGGCGGGCAATGTTAAGCAGTTCACCGTGCCGCGTTCGAAGGATAATGGCATCTTCGGCGTGCGCGCGGTGGACGCGCAGGGGCACCGCAGCCTGGTGGTTCTGCCCCGGCCCAACTGA
- a CDS encoding rhomboid family intramembrane serine protease: MTIRSYGGGGGRGGYGSALSLGFPPFTRAVKWLVITNASVYLLMLILGAVAPGLAGAITGLAALIPVAVAHGWIWQLVTYSFLHIGLFHVLFKRLTLWMFGSQLERDWGHRQFFEFYFYCAIAAALVTVGISYLGTAPGFGFLGIGPLTVTVGASGAIYGVMVAFAVLHGDQEFMLFPLPFMIKAKYLVGILLFISLAGAFQGMGPGRRGESVAYFAHLGGALLGWVYVRFLPRGGLRFGASERYFGIRNAYYRWKRRRAARRFEVYMRRHDRADEYGNYPPPDDKSNGEARRPPWVN, translated from the coding sequence TTGACGATAAGAAGTTATGGGGGTGGCGGCGGTCGTGGCGGATACGGCAGTGCCCTCAGCCTGGGGTTTCCGCCCTTTACGCGCGCCGTGAAGTGGCTGGTGATCACCAACGCTTCGGTGTACCTGTTGATGCTGATCCTGGGCGCGGTGGCGCCGGGGTTGGCCGGCGCGATCACGGGACTGGCCGCCTTGATTCCCGTCGCCGTGGCGCACGGCTGGATTTGGCAGTTGGTGACTTACTCGTTCCTGCACATCGGGCTGTTCCACGTGCTGTTCAAGAGGCTGACGCTGTGGATGTTCGGCTCGCAATTGGAACGGGATTGGGGACACCGGCAATTTTTCGAGTTCTACTTTTACTGCGCGATAGCGGCGGCGCTGGTGACCGTCGGCATTTCGTACCTGGGCACGGCGCCGGGGTTCGGGTTCCTGGGCATTGGGCCGTTGACGGTGACGGTGGGCGCGTCGGGGGCCATCTACGGCGTGATGGTCGCGTTTGCGGTGCTGCACGGCGACCAGGAATTCATGCTCTTTCCATTGCCTTTCATGATTAAGGCGAAGTACCTGGTCGGCATCCTGCTGTTTATCTCGCTGGCAGGCGCGTTCCAGGGCATGGGACCGGGACGGCGGGGCGAGTCGGTGGCCTACTTTGCCCACTTGGGCGGCGCGCTGCTGGGGTGGGTCTACGTGCGCTTCCTGCCGCGCGGCGGGCTGAGGTTCGGCGCCTCGGAGCGATATTTCGGGATTCGCAACGCCTACTATCGCTGGAAACGGCGTCGGGCCGCGCGTAGGTTCGAGGTGTATATGCGCAGGCACGACCGCGCCGACGAGTATGGCAACTACCCTCCACCTGACGATAAGAGCAACGGCGAAGCACGGCGTCCGCCCTGGGTAAATTAA
- a CDS encoding carboxypeptidase-like regulatory domain-containing protein has translation MKKLWLIAALAVLLSGTPMVRAQAIHGGDATSDKESQVRALTGEVMDSRDQPIAGAIVYLKNTKTMAVKTYIVGQDGVYRFNALSSNVDYEVYAEHNNKKSDTKTLSSFDSRKTAYINLKIKG, from the coding sequence GTGAAGAAGCTTTGGCTCATCGCCGCATTGGCAGTGTTGCTGTCGGGGACGCCAATGGTTCGCGCCCAGGCGATCCACGGCGGCGACGCGACCTCCGACAAGGAATCGCAGGTGCGCGCGCTCACCGGCGAGGTTATGGATTCCCGCGACCAGCCGATCGCCGGCGCGATTGTCTACCTGAAAAACACCAAGACCATGGCGGTGAAAACCTACATCGTGGGCCAGGACGGTGTGTATCGCTTCAACGCACTCTCTTCCAACGTGGATTACGAAGTCTATGCCGAGCACAACAACAAGAAGAGCGACACCAAGACGCTGAGCTCCTTCGACTCGCGCAAGACCGCCTATATCAACCTGAAGATAAAGGGGTGA
- a CDS encoding antibiotic biosynthesis monooxygenase, whose product MAEILSIAHIRVDEGKEQETLQTLSELYLLMRRKGYSRDLLYRDVKEPSRLINLRYWKSEEMREAAHEDPGVHHLWQRLSQTSQVVSVIEKLEVIEGSWSAGAP is encoded by the coding sequence ATGGCCGAAATCCTTTCCATCGCGCACATCAGGGTCGACGAGGGCAAGGAGCAAGAGACGCTCCAGACCCTTTCCGAGTTGTACCTGCTCATGCGGCGCAAGGGCTACAGCCGCGACCTGCTGTATCGCGACGTGAAAGAGCCCAGCCGCCTCATCAACCTGCGCTATTGGAAGTCGGAAGAGATGCGCGAAGCAGCCCACGAGGATCCCGGTGTCCACCACCTTTGGCAGCGTCTCTCGCAGACTTCCCAGGTGGTATCTGTGATTGAGAAACTGGAGGTGATCGAGGGCAGTTGGTCGGCCGGCGCGCCCTGA
- a CDS encoding type II toxin-antitoxin system VapB family antitoxin encodes MAVRVTSIRLDTELADEAAKVLGVKSHTEAVWVALREVVALKEFKALMRRNAGKHKFAGLDE; translated from the coding sequence ATGGCCGTAAGGGTGACCTCCATCCGTCTCGACACGGAGCTTGCCGATGAAGCCGCCAAGGTGCTCGGGGTCAAGTCGCACACCGAGGCGGTGTGGGTTGCGCTGCGGGAAGTCGTGGCGCTGAAGGAATTTAAGGCCCTGATGCGCAGGAACGCTGGCAAGCACAAGTTCGCAGGTCTCGATGAGTGA
- a CDS encoding PIN domain-containing protein, which translates to MSADPAEICFVDTNVFVYALTEDDPVRSAKAQQLIARLRSTQSLRTSTQVLSELFVTLTRKVRTPLSPAAALEYLDQIAAWPVIAPDYSAIRDACQLSASAKLSFWDALVVVAASRAGATRLYSEDLNPGQRLLGVEVVNPFRPA; encoded by the coding sequence ATGAGCGCTGACCCCGCGGAAATCTGTTTTGTGGATACGAATGTCTTCGTCTATGCGTTGACGGAAGATGATCCGGTCCGCTCCGCCAAGGCACAACAACTGATCGCCCGATTACGGTCGACGCAATCGCTACGCACCAGCACGCAGGTCTTGTCGGAATTGTTCGTGACCTTGACGCGCAAGGTGCGCACGCCCTTGTCTCCCGCTGCCGCTCTGGAATATCTCGACCAGATTGCCGCATGGCCGGTTATCGCGCCCGACTACAGCGCGATCCGTGACGCTTGCCAACTCAGCGCTTCCGCCAAACTTTCGTTCTGGGACGCCCTCGTTGTGGTCGCGGCTTCCCGCGCCGGCGCCACTCGTTTATATTCCGAGGACCTCAATCCCGGCCAGAGGCTTCTCGGGGTTGAAGTCGTGAATCCGTTTCGCCCCGCCTGA
- a CDS encoding PilZ domain-containing protein, translated as MEQRRHPRYKVEAPMWVWSISSDSARAIPGHCVNLSEGGTGAMITGPWQPGQVVRMQLNISETQSITVDARLSHRSRHYCGFEFLGASEVVVAQVRNACAVA; from the coding sequence ATGGAACAGAGACGCCACCCACGCTATAAAGTCGAGGCGCCGATGTGGGTCTGGAGCATCTCTTCCGACTCTGCCCGCGCCATTCCCGGACACTGCGTCAACCTCAGCGAGGGCGGCACCGGCGCCATGATTACCGGGCCATGGCAGCCCGGGCAGGTCGTCAGGATGCAGTTGAACATTTCGGAAACGCAGTCGATTACGGTCGACGCCCGGCTCTCTCATCGCAGCCGGCATTACTGCGGCTTTGAATTCCTCGGCGCCAGCGAGGTGGTGGTAGCCCAGGTCAGGAACGCCTGCGCCGTCGCCTGA
- a CDS encoding DUF6364 family protein translates to MPNNNVTLTMDKDLLRAARKVALDRNTSVNQLVRDFLAQLVRESGRQQVAAERMDEFFKRHRIRIGRRTWTRQDLHER, encoded by the coding sequence GTGCCAAACAACAACGTCACCCTGACCATGGATAAGGACCTGTTGCGCGCCGCCCGCAAGGTCGCCCTCGACCGCAACACCTCGGTCAACCAGTTGGTTCGCGACTTCCTCGCGCAATTAGTTCGCGAATCCGGTCGGCAGCAGGTCGCGGCCGAGCGCATGGACGAGTTCTTCAAGCGGCATCGCATTCGCATCGGCCGTCGCACCTGGACGCGCCAGGACCTGCATGAGCGCTGA
- a CDS encoding YihY/virulence factor BrkB family protein gives MLKLLKNVRLAIWRGFIHDAFGVAKGGAFSAILTLFPALMVIGAIIATLKNSAEYMREISRAVYQILPPSASGVVRAFFESTQGKSVPVLIAASLITLWTASGVMISWMEGFRNAYQFPKVWGVVKERLIAFGLVIMAGLPLTFATVLVAFGNEIELRVIASLGQDLGPYVLFVWTSLRWVIAILTSVAVMQLVYHNAVPRTLSWHTVLPGAALTTAIWFPATIAFGWYVRHFAAYSLFYGSLAAAIVLLIWLYIISVIVLVGAEFNALLYPRMVSASQNTAPNRPAGPR, from the coding sequence GTGCTCAAGCTGCTGAAGAACGTGCGCCTTGCTATCTGGCGTGGTTTCATTCACGACGCTTTCGGTGTCGCCAAAGGCGGCGCTTTTTCCGCCATCCTGACACTTTTCCCGGCGCTGATGGTGATCGGCGCCATCATTGCCACCCTGAAGAACAGCGCCGAATACATGCGTGAAATCTCCCGCGCCGTCTACCAGATCCTTCCCCCCAGCGCCAGCGGGGTAGTGCGCGCGTTTTTCGAGTCCACCCAGGGGAAGTCGGTGCCCGTGCTGATCGCGGCCTCTCTCATCACGCTCTGGACCGCCTCCGGGGTAATGATTTCCTGGATGGAAGGCTTCCGCAACGCCTACCAGTTTCCCAAGGTCTGGGGGGTGGTGAAGGAAAGGTTGATCGCCTTCGGGCTGGTAATCATGGCCGGTCTGCCGCTCACCTTCGCCACCGTTTTGGTCGCATTCGGAAACGAGATCGAGCTGCGCGTCATCGCCAGCCTCGGCCAAGATTTGGGGCCGTATGTGCTCTTCGTGTGGACCAGCCTGCGCTGGGTAATCGCCATCTTGACCAGCGTGGCCGTGATGCAGTTGGTTTACCACAACGCCGTGCCGCGCACCCTGAGCTGGCATACCGTGCTGCCGGGCGCAGCGCTGACCACCGCCATCTGGTTTCCCGCCACCATCGCCTTCGGGTGGTACGTCCGCCACTTTGCCGCTTACAGCTTGTTCTACGGCTCCCTGGCGGCGGCGATCGTCCTGCTGATCTGGCTGTATATCATCTCTGTGATTGTGCTGGTCGGCGCCGAGTTCAACGCCCTGCTCTATCCGCGGATGGTGTCGGCCAGCCAGAATACGGCTCCGAATCGGCCGGCGGGCCCACGCTAA
- the rpoC gene encoding DNA-directed RNA polymerase subunit beta' yields the protein MYRSSPFDLGNTIADFDAIRISLASPEKIRSWSHGEVTKPETINYRTFKPERDGLFCARIFGPVTDWECLCGKYKRMKHRGVICDKCGVEVTLSKVRRERLGHIELASPCSHVWFFKGLPSRIGHLLDISLRDLESVLYFEAYVVVEPGDAPVKEHEVIKEETKFRELDQQYRAAGFKAMMGAEAIKELLKRVDIEELSTDLREKMKNETSMQKRLKYAKRLKVVEAFRKSGNKPHWMILDVIPVIPPELRPLVPLDGGRFATSDLNDLYRRVINRNNRLKKLMDLHAPEVIVRNEKRMLQEAVDALFDNGRRGRVLRGANNRPLKSLSDTLKGKQGRFRQNLLGKRVDYSGRSVIVVGPELKLHQCGLPKKMALELFKPFIYHRLEQTGHCTTIKQAKEMVESQEAIVWDILEEVIKDHPVLLNRAPTLHRLGIQAFEPVLVEGKAIKIHPLVCTAFNADFDGDQMAVHIPLSPEAQVEASVLMLASQNILSPASGQPITVPTQDMVLGIYYLTKAKPGAKGEGRAFANIDEVLLALEMGEVETLTPIRLRYTGDVIDLVSAYDDQDVLHTDPVHLQRHYINTTVGRAILNDHLPEGMPYINGLLKKKGVGQLVNYCYLRFGLETTVAMLDEIKQLGFLYATKAGLSIGIDDMVIPANKKTLVRDAEKQVVSVQQQYLDGAITNGERYNKVIEIWSAITERVADEMFSAMEQQDKQGNINPIFVMADSGARGSKQQIRQLSGMRGLMAKPSGEIIETPITANFREGLTVLQYFISTHGARKGLADTALKTADSGYLTRRLVDVAQDVIISEYDCGTVDGIYVGSIVESGEIIEPMRDRIVGRVSLEKIKDYEGNVIVDVNQEITEDLAGAIQSAGIERVKIRSVLTCESKRGVCVMCYGRNLASGRLVELGEAVGVIAAQSIGEPGTQLTMRTFHIGGTASRVSEQSRLDAKNNGVVRFINLQTVKSKTGDLVVMNRNGFIAVVDDKAREKERYSVVYGARVKVEENHPVTLGQVLVEWDPYTFAILTEIGGTVQFKDLQEGLTLHEEVDEVTGLSRLVVTDSPDEKRQPAIVIKSGTGKGTKRYLMPSRAHLMVQDGDTVFPGDVLAKIPRETTKTKDITGGLPRVVELFEARKPRETAVISEIDGTVKFGEISKGQRKVYVTADNGTEKEYSVPRGVHINVQEGERVRAGEPLMDGPLNPHDILAVLGEKELQAYLVNEIQEVYRLQGVNISDKHIEVIVRQMMRWVKVEDVGDTQFLLEQQVDKFRFREENDRVIRGDASQEGGRPATGRPLLLGITKASLSTESFISAASFQETTRVLTEASINGSVDHLRGLKENVIVGRLIPAGTGMEYYRNVRLSPELEEAAAKVQEEVSQAYEEAERALELMRHEGENEPEELAAE from the coding sequence TTGTACCGTTCGAGCCCGTTCGACCTCGGCAACACAATCGCTGATTTCGATGCCATCCGCATCAGCCTGGCCTCGCCGGAGAAAATCCGGAGCTGGTCGCACGGCGAAGTCACCAAGCCGGAGACGATCAACTACCGCACCTTCAAGCCGGAGCGCGACGGCCTGTTCTGCGCCCGCATTTTCGGGCCGGTCACCGACTGGGAGTGCCTGTGCGGCAAGTACAAGCGCATGAAGCACCGCGGCGTGATCTGCGACAAGTGCGGCGTGGAAGTCACCCTGTCCAAGGTCCGCCGCGAGCGCCTGGGCCACATTGAGCTGGCGTCGCCCTGTTCGCACGTGTGGTTTTTCAAGGGCCTGCCCAGCCGCATCGGGCACCTGCTCGACATCTCCCTGCGCGACCTGGAGTCCGTGCTCTACTTTGAGGCCTACGTGGTAGTGGAGCCGGGCGACGCCCCGGTCAAGGAACACGAGGTCATCAAGGAAGAAACTAAGTTCCGCGAACTCGATCAGCAGTACCGCGCCGCCGGCTTCAAGGCCATGATGGGCGCCGAGGCCATCAAGGAACTGCTCAAGCGCGTAGACATCGAGGAACTTTCCACCGACCTGCGCGAGAAGATGAAGAACGAGACCTCGATGCAGAAGCGCTTGAAGTACGCCAAGCGCCTCAAGGTGGTCGAGGCCTTCCGCAAGAGCGGCAACAAGCCGCACTGGATGATCCTGGACGTCATCCCGGTCATTCCGCCGGAGCTGCGTCCGCTGGTTCCGCTGGACGGCGGCCGTTTCGCCACCAGCGACCTGAACGATCTGTATCGCCGCGTCATCAACCGCAACAACCGGTTGAAGAAGCTGATGGACCTGCACGCACCCGAGGTCATCGTGCGCAACGAGAAGCGCATGCTGCAGGAGGCGGTGGACGCGCTGTTCGACAACGGACGCCGCGGGCGTGTGCTGCGTGGCGCCAACAACCGGCCTCTGAAGTCGCTCTCCGACACCTTGAAAGGCAAGCAGGGCCGCTTCCGCCAGAACCTGCTGGGCAAGCGCGTGGACTACTCCGGCCGCTCCGTCATCGTGGTCGGCCCCGAGCTCAAGCTGCACCAGTGCGGCCTGCCCAAGAAGATGGCGCTGGAGCTGTTCAAGCCGTTCATCTATCACCGCCTGGAGCAGACCGGGCACTGCACCACCATCAAGCAGGCGAAGGAGATGGTGGAGTCGCAGGAAGCGATCGTGTGGGACATTCTGGAGGAGGTCATCAAGGACCACCCGGTACTGCTGAACCGCGCTCCCACGCTGCACCGCCTGGGCATCCAGGCGTTCGAGCCGGTGCTGGTGGAAGGCAAAGCGATCAAGATTCACCCGCTGGTCTGCACCGCATTCAACGCCGACTTCGACGGCGACCAGATGGCGGTGCACATCCCGCTGTCGCCCGAGGCGCAGGTAGAAGCCAGCGTGCTCATGCTGGCATCGCAGAACATCCTGTCGCCGGCGTCGGGCCAGCCCATCACCGTGCCCACCCAGGACATGGTACTGGGAATCTACTACCTGACCAAGGCCAAGCCGGGCGCCAAGGGAGAGGGCCGGGCCTTCGCCAACATTGACGAGGTGCTGCTCGCGCTGGAGATGGGGGAAGTGGAGACGCTGACGCCGATCCGGCTGCGCTACACCGGCGACGTCATTGACCTGGTCTCGGCCTACGACGATCAGGACGTGCTGCACACAGACCCGGTTCACCTGCAGCGGCACTACATCAACACCACCGTCGGCCGGGCGATTTTGAACGATCACCTGCCCGAAGGCATGCCCTATATCAACGGCCTGCTGAAAAAGAAGGGCGTCGGCCAGTTGGTGAATTACTGCTATCTGCGCTTCGGCCTGGAGACCACCGTCGCCATGCTGGACGAGATCAAGCAGCTTGGGTTCCTGTACGCCACCAAGGCCGGCCTGTCCATCGGCATTGACGACATGGTCATTCCGGCCAACAAGAAGACCCTGGTGCGTGACGCTGAGAAGCAGGTGGTCAGCGTCCAGCAGCAATACCTGGACGGCGCCATCACCAACGGCGAACGCTACAACAAGGTCATCGAAATCTGGTCGGCGATTACCGAGCGCGTGGCCGACGAAATGTTCTCGGCCATGGAGCAGCAGGACAAGCAGGGCAACATCAACCCGATTTTCGTCATGGCCGATTCCGGAGCCCGCGGTTCCAAGCAGCAGATTCGTCAGCTTTCGGGCATGCGCGGCCTGATGGCCAAGCCCTCGGGCGAGATCATCGAGACCCCCATTACGGCGAACTTCCGCGAGGGCCTCACCGTGTTGCAGTACTTCATCTCCACCCACGGCGCGCGCAAGGGTCTGGCCGACACCGCTCTGAAGACGGCGGACTCCGGTTACCTGACGCGCCGCCTGGTGGACGTGGCCCAGGACGTGATCATCAGCGAGTACGACTGCGGCACGGTGGACGGCATCTACGTCGGCTCCATCGTCGAGTCGGGCGAGATCATCGAGCCCATGCGCGACCGCATCGTCGGCCGCGTCTCGCTGGAAAAGATCAAGGACTACGAAGGCAACGTGATCGTGGACGTCAACCAGGAAATCACCGAAGACCTGGCGGGCGCCATCCAATCGGCCGGCATCGAGCGGGTGAAGATCCGCTCCGTGCTGACCTGCGAATCCAAGCGCGGCGTGTGCGTCATGTGCTACGGCCGCAACCTGGCTTCGGGACGGCTGGTGGAGCTGGGCGAGGCGGTGGGAGTCATCGCGGCGCAGTCCATCGGCGAACCTGGCACGCAGCTCACCATGCGTACCTTCCACATCGGCGGCACGGCCTCGCGGGTCAGCGAGCAGTCGCGCCTGGATGCGAAGAACAACGGCGTGGTCCGCTTCATCAACCTGCAGACGGTGAAATCGAAGACCGGCGACCTGGTGGTTATGAACCGCAACGGCTTCATCGCCGTAGTGGACGACAAGGCACGCGAAAAAGAGCGCTACTCGGTCGTCTACGGGGCGCGCGTCAAGGTGGAAGAAAACCACCCGGTCACGCTCGGCCAAGTGCTGGTGGAGTGGGATCCGTACACCTTCGCCATCCTGACCGAGATCGGCGGCACGGTGCAGTTCAAGGACCTGCAGGAAGGCCTGACCCTGCACGAAGAAGTGGACGAGGTCACCGGCCTGTCGCGGCTGGTGGTGACCGATTCGCCCGATGAAAAGCGGCAGCCGGCCATCGTCATCAAGTCGGGCACCGGCAAGGGCACCAAGCGCTACCTGATGCCTTCGCGGGCTCACCTCATGGTGCAGGACGGCGACACGGTTTTTCCGGGCGACGTGCTGGCCAAGATCCCGCGCGAGACTACCAAGACCAAGGACATCACCGGTGGTCTGCCGCGGGTGGTGGAACTGTTCGAGGCACGCAAGCCGCGCGAGACCGCGGTCATCAGCGAAATCGACGGCACGGTCAAGTTCGGCGAGATCAGCAAGGGCCAGCGCAAGGTGTATGTCACCGCCGACAACGGCACGGAGAAGGAATACTCGGTGCCGCGGGGCGTACACATCAACGTGCAGGAAGGCGAGCGCGTCCGCGCCGGCGAACCGCTGATGGACGGCCCGCTCAACCCGCACGACATCCTGGCCGTGCTCGGCGAGAAAGAGCTGCAAGCCTACCTGGTGAACGAAATCCAGGAGGTCTACCGGCTCCAGGGCGTGAACATCAGCGACAAGCACATCGAGGTGATCGTCCGCCAGATGATGCGCTGGGTGAAAGTCGAAGACGTGGGCGACACCCAGTTCCTGCTCGAGCAGCAGGTGGACAAGTTCCGCTTCCGCGAGGAAAACGATCGCGTCATCCGCGGTGACGCGAGCCAGGAGGGTGGCCGCCCGGCGACGGGACGTCCGCTGCTGCTGGGCATCACCAAGGCGTCGCTCTCGACGGAGTCGTTCATCTCGGCGGCCTCCTTCCAGGAAACCACCCGCGTGCTCACCGAGGCCTCCATCAATGGGTCGGTGGACCACCTGCGCGGCCTGAAGGAGAACGTCATCGTCGGCCGCCTCATCCCGGCGGGCACGGGCATGGAGTACTACCGCAATGTCCGCCTGTCGCCGGAGCTGGAGGAAGCCGCCGCCAAGGTGCAGGAGGAGGTCTCGCAGGCCTACGAGGAAGCCGAGCGGGCCTTGGAGCTCATGCGCCACGAAGGCGAAAACGAACCGGAAGAACTGGCGGCGGAGTAG
- a CDS encoding FRG domain-containing protein produces MPALPDNLTAAELKGFAKCPVKCPLLRKRIISVADYLAVISDAIRTDEPFWFRGHDDVEYSLTPSALRFSSYTNRAKALGLIADFKRIAGMKLRRAPDPANELEWALIAQHYGLPTRLLDWTESATTALYFACLKTDRDGLVFIVNPIALNQLSYATKPRVLDPQEDNTTILAYLHMGAKRAAGGRHPVAINPIWNSERLIMQKGVFTLHGRKFDLDSGVPSLVAIPILRESKVRLRSELQRVGVDEMTLFPELEHSCAHLTRNAGLSKKDGK; encoded by the coding sequence ATGCCTGCGCTGCCGGATAATTTGACCGCTGCGGAACTGAAGGGTTTCGCTAAGTGCCCGGTGAAGTGTCCTCTGCTCCGAAAACGGATTATCAGCGTTGCAGACTATCTTGCAGTGATTAGCGACGCGATTCGCACCGATGAGCCATTCTGGTTTCGTGGACACGACGACGTCGAGTACAGCCTCACTCCTTCAGCGCTGCGTTTTTCTTCGTATACGAACCGGGCCAAGGCTCTCGGGCTGATCGCCGATTTCAAACGAATCGCCGGGATGAAGTTACGCCGCGCTCCGGATCCGGCCAACGAATTGGAATGGGCTTTGATTGCTCAGCACTATGGATTGCCTACTCGACTGCTGGACTGGACTGAAAGTGCAACAACGGCATTGTACTTCGCGTGCTTGAAAACGGACCGCGACGGATTAGTTTTTATCGTTAACCCAATAGCGTTGAATCAGCTTAGCTATGCCACCAAGCCCCGTGTGTTGGACCCTCAGGAGGACAACACAACAATTCTTGCGTATTTGCACATGGGCGCTAAACGAGCGGCCGGTGGACGCCATCCAGTTGCTATTAATCCAATTTGGAATTCTGAACGGCTGATTATGCAAAAAGGAGTATTCACGCTGCATGGCAGGAAGTTTGACCTTGATAGTGGAGTTCCATCACTTGTGGCAATTCCAATTTTGCGGGAGTCGAAAGTGAGGCTTAGGTCCGAGCTCCAGCGGGTGGGCGTCGATGAGATGACCCTTTTCCCTGAGCTCGAACATTCCTGCGCTCACCTGACGCGGAATGCCGGACTTTCGAAGAAAGACGGCAAATGA